In Staphylococcus saccharolyticus, one genomic interval encodes:
- the pyrE gene encoding orotate phosphoribosyltransferase, with product MAKDIAKALLDIEAVSLSPTDLFTWSSGIKSPIYCDNRVTLGYPKVRSAIRDGLIRIINENFSNVEIVSGTATAGIPHAAYISEKLELPMNYIRSKSKNHGKQNQIEGAKSTGKNIVVIEDLISTGGSSVTAVEALKEAGANVLGVVAIFTYGLSKAAQTFEEANIPFYTLSNYNELVEVAKEEGKISEKDIQTLVDWRDNLS from the coding sequence ATGGCTAAAGATATTGCAAAAGCGTTATTAGATATAGAAGCAGTTTCACTATCTCCTACTGATTTATTCACATGGAGTTCAGGAATTAAATCACCTATTTATTGTGATAATCGTGTGACTTTAGGCTATCCTAAAGTGAGAAGTGCAATCAGAGATGGCTTGATACGTATCATTAATGAAAATTTTTCAAATGTTGAGATTGTCTCAGGCACTGCAACAGCTGGAATTCCCCATGCGGCTTATATTTCTGAAAAATTGGAATTACCTATGAATTATATACGTTCAAAAAGCAAAAATCATGGTAAACAGAACCAAATTGAAGGTGCTAAAAGTACTGGTAAAAATATAGTAGTTATTGAAGATCTTATTTCTACTGGAGGTTCTTCTGTAACTGCTGTTGAAGCTCTAAAAGAAGCTGGAGCAAATGTATTAGGTGTTGTAGCGATCTTTACGTATGGTTTATCAAAAGCTGCTCAAACTTTTGAAGAAGCGAACATTCCATTTTATACATTAAGTAACTATAACGAATTAGTTGAAGTTGCTAAAGAAGAAGGGAAAATATCTGAAAAAGATATTCAAACTTTAGTTGATTGGAGAGACAACTTGTCATAA